A genome region from Brooklawnia propionicigenes includes the following:
- a CDS encoding nucleotidyl transferase AbiEii/AbiGii toxin family protein, whose product MVERVNLNFSGFRPDIIEKVIRLLLILERIGNHAFLGSRMSLHGGTALNLFVLAMPRLSVDIDLSYVGNTDREQMLAERPAIEHAIADIARELGFTVTISPAEHSGRTFRLQYKGTAGLDSVKIDTNFLNRSPLLPLQRKTVVLDSGAEVTFPLNSDIELIAGKLKALVERVAVRDLYDTSRIAAIYPDLVAGGDERLFRRIVLYYLAKSEPFPRLLEVGDRFSGRHKDVADTLYPMLLAGEEPHLEAMIDTAQAFLARVSRPVDTEEADYLERFSVADFAPELLFADYPDTLAAAHADPTVAWKLQNLARTLDM is encoded by the coding sequence ATGGTTGAACGGGTAAACCTGAACTTCTCGGGGTTCCGGCCCGACATCATCGAGAAGGTCATCCGTCTCCTGCTCATCCTCGAGCGGATCGGAAACCACGCGTTCCTCGGTTCGAGGATGAGTCTGCACGGCGGCACAGCCCTGAACCTGTTCGTCCTCGCTATGCCCCGGCTATCAGTCGACATCGACCTGAGCTACGTCGGCAACACCGATCGCGAACAGATGCTCGCCGAACGGCCAGCGATCGAACATGCGATCGCGGACATAGCCCGGGAGCTGGGCTTCACGGTTACCATAAGCCCTGCGGAGCACTCCGGACGCACGTTCCGCCTGCAATACAAAGGAACCGCGGGGCTCGACTCGGTCAAGATCGACACCAACTTCCTGAACCGCTCACCGCTGCTACCGCTGCAACGCAAGACCGTCGTGCTCGACAGCGGCGCAGAGGTGACGTTCCCGCTCAACAGCGACATCGAACTGATCGCCGGCAAGCTCAAAGCACTCGTCGAACGCGTCGCCGTCCGCGACCTGTACGACACCAGCCGCATCGCCGCCATCTACCCGGACCTCGTCGCTGGTGGGGACGAACGGCTGTTTCGGCGAATCGTGCTCTACTACCTCGCGAAGTCCGAACCGTTCCCTCGGCTGCTCGAGGTCGGTGACCGGTTCTCCGGGCGCCACAAGGACGTCGCCGACACGCTCTACCCCATGCTGCTCGCCGGCGAGGAGCCGCACCTGGAAGCGATGATCGACACCGCCCAGGCCTTCCTCGCCCGCGTGTCCAGGCCGGTCGACACTGAAGAAGCCGACTACCTTGAGCGCTTCAGCGTCGCGGACTTCGCCCCTGAACTGCTGTTCGCCGACTACCCGGACACGCTTGCCGCCGCCCACGCTGATCCAACCGTCGCCTGGAAGCTCCAGAACCTCGCCAGAACCCTGGACATGTGA